The nucleotide sequence ACAAACTTGGACATGCTGAAGGCAACAGATGGCTTAACGATGTGGCTGATCATTGCCGCGGTATTAGGGCCGATTTCACTTTATACGACATTCAGTATTGTGAAGCGGATTAAGAATGGGCTATTGTAGAAAGTTCCGGTTCGCTTAAGGGGAAAATTAAATAATTCACATTCCGAAGTACTCAGTTATTTTTTAAACTGAGTGTTTTTTATTGATCAGTTTGATAAGTACTGTAAAAATTTTGAAACTAATGGCAATTTCAATCGTATATTAGTTATTATACAAGTTGGGACGGTGATGAGAGGTGATATTGGTTATATTGTCATGGGCTTTGCTATACGGGGTTACGATTTGGACGTATGTAAACCCTAAGGAAAGCTTGTTATGGGGACGAAGAGGATTATACAAAGAAGAACCTGAAATCACTGAACGTGCCATTCAAAATACTAAAAAGAAAGCCTTAATTACGATTATCATCCTTCCAATCATCGCTCTACTATTTTTTCTTTCCACTAAAATTTTATAAATTGTAATTTTAGACTGCGGAGGGAAGGCTCTTGAAAAAAATAATTCTCTTTAACTTATTATTTTGTATAGTTGTGGTTTTTGTTGCTTTCAATTATTTTAATAGTAAATCTCGAGGCGCGGTAGTATTCCATTATGTGGAGAACTACATGGAAACGAACTATGGGATTGAACGGGGAAATATCATTTTAGTAGAAAATAATTTCCGTAGAGGCATGGGGTTGTTTGAAATAGAAGTGAAAGATACCGTTACGGAAAACGACTACTTTTATGAAGTCGATATT is from Solibacillus isronensis and encodes:
- a CDS encoding acyl-phosphate glycerol 3-phosphate acyltransferase gives rise to the protein MQQPTISPKVLRLLVIFPNVMSYILLFGVVVYIRTNLDMLKATDGLTMWLIIAAVLGPISLYTTFSIVKRIKNGLL